Sequence from the Lepisosteus oculatus isolate fLepOcu1 chromosome 13, fLepOcu1.hap2, whole genome shotgun sequence genome:
TTCAGCTAACCGCTACGCGGAAGCCTAGTAAAATCAGGAAATCATgttcgaaaaaaaaaaacagctacagtTAAAAAGAATTCCAATAAATATCTAGCTATCAGAAACCGTACCAAACAAACGATCCTGCTGTGAATGTACTGGACGTGCTGTGGAATCAAAGGATACTGGAACATAAAAGTAGCATTTCCGTTTTTTCGTCCTCGTTACACATCAGAGATGACGCCAGTGCTGCGTGCTTTCGCGAAGAGATACAATGGCACACCTCTTAGTGCAATACCATGTCACCCTTGACTGTAGAAAAGCTGAAAACAGAGAAAGCCCCTCACAACTCACCCGGACATCAATTGCAGCCCACAAACAGGCCTTTGCCTTACCGTGACACCATATTGCTACTACAAACCCGAGACTACTATTACACTGTACGAAGAAATCGACTATAACAGGCTTCATTTGATCCAATTTGCAGACTCTGATTTTTTTGCTTTAGttcaattttttaaagtattttgtaaCTTCAACAGAATTCAAATTACTAGTGCCCGGACCTGCAACTTCATCACTGCAGGTTTTCTTTTTCGCACTGaccaaaaaaaaggaagaagcggGCAGAAATCAAAtgcaacatttgtttcccaCAGCACATCTTACCTGCTGTCATGATTCCCGAAGTGTCAACGCTCTTTTGCAGCCAAACGAGAAACCACTAATTCCTAAGTAGCACACTCTGATACGAAACTGTAAGTTTATAGTAGAGAAGAGGCAGTACCAATTTTATATACTCCCTTGTCATGTGATCTGCGGTCACCGACAACACACATCCCCGTCATTCAACTGCGGAACAGAAGCACTTTCAGATTGTGAAAGACGACTCACCTACCAGGCAGTTTAAATATGATTTGTAGATCCTGACACTTCAAAGTTACAAAAGATAAATGAAATTTAAGTATAGCAGTTGTCAATTTACCTAACTATGGCAGCCATGCTTGTTTCggaattcattttaaatgttgttaaCACGGGGTGTGTTGCAAGCTTTGAATacgttgacacctgaagaaggctccacggccgaaacgttgtgttctctttcttctttttttcagcatggaataaacctattacttgttcctttgaatacGTTATTCGTGGGATCTAGATAAACGAACTTAGTATGTATTCGGCTTCCCCCAGCATCAGATCtgttatatgtttaaaaaaaaaatcttagttCCTCATTTTTCTTACAGTAGTTTAGTTTTCCTGGAATGATCCCGAGCATTGTTCTTAGAGAATCTGAAATAGGGATTGTTTTGAAGGATTGTCGTTAATAATGTACCTCTGTTAATTCTCTGCACATTTATACATTTACCCGAAACCTCAGCAGGTGCATCGTAGCGGAGTTAAAATAATGCGATTTTTATAATGACGCAATTAAACTGTTCAGCTGCACTTATGAATAAAACGTAGAACAAAGTTTGAAAAAATGCCCATACGTCATGATATTGTTCTTCGCTGTTTTGCTGGCGCCACCTAGTGTCCCTAACAGTGTCCCTGATAGTACCAAAACATTATTGCTACACTTAAGGCGACGAACACAAAGGCGATGAAACGCATTTGTTCTCAAGTCAACACCCAAATTAGTGCCAACTACCTCAATACTTTCAAGCTATGACATGAATAATGGTATAGTTTGAATATTCGTATGGGTTAACATACCTTGCAAGTActaaatattcaaaaaaaactttgtttttcttatttttaattgcatgctcagtacagtatttcaaatagGAGAACAATTTCTTAATTTCCTATTTACAAGGAATTATAAAAACAATTGTAGTTTAACACCCTGGTTATGATTCAACTGTACCCCATACTCTAATAGGGGAtgtaaattttaaattataaatgtaaCTATGAGGCACTCAGCCCCTCGAAAGCTCAATCCATATATCACAGGCATGCTTCATGTGCATTTCTATATGCATTAAGAGCCTGAAAGTGCTCAGTCCTCTTCTGGGCAATGGCATATGAAAATATACCTGCCATCGATCACTTTCTGAACAGTAGCTGAGTACAGTAAGGAGACAAATAATTtgcaatattttctttatttattaatgtaaaTTTACAAAGCTGCTCACTGACCCTTTACCTGCTGTACAAAAATacagttaaaacatttttgttctgacttGAAAATACAGCAAGAATAGAAGGAATAAGTAATAGTCAAAGCCTcgtgtgtttaaaaaaacaggcacttacagtgttattgtttttttgctcTGACTGCTTGTCTAGGCTTAAAACTCTCAatggacctacagtacattaacttcCCTTTACTCTAAGTGAACTGGGTCCTTCAGCTTGTTCACCTTGAAGAAGATATGTCCAGTGGTGCCTGACTGTTTTCATATGAATAATTGCCATCTGAACATACAGCAATGATCTTAGGCACATTCTCACattgaaaatgtttcaaataatGAAAACCATTAAAgcagttttctttctccttttttaatgaaaaggctAAAATGCCTTTTTGAGATTAGATTGACTTCACTATGGGTCTAGTTTGAGATTTTAATATCCAGAGACAAAAACGTACTTGATTCATTTCACATTGTTTTGGTTCATGTTACTGCTTCTTACCATTATTTCCTGTATTCCAAGTATTGTTCTTGCTTTGTGGTGATGTGGTATATTCACTTGATCAAcacattgtttgtttttgtggttgaaagcttttaatttattttcaaaccaCAAAGTTATATGAGATGTTTCTTGCAAGGAGCCAGGGTACCACATTCAACAGTATGGCTCTGCTGCTTtgtccagactcccacaaccctgggGATACATGATTGTCTGCTCTTCTTAGCTTTAAATGCTTTAGTGCCCACTCATGGGCTCTGGTTAGTGCTTACATtgttgattctgaaaaaaaatattaggttGGCTTTGTCTGTGcttttgagaattttgaataccTTTATCAGGTTTCCTCATATTCTTAGCTATTCAAAGATCACAAAGATTCAGTTTTGTTAACCAGTCAGACTTATTCTCTGGGTTGAATCCAGAGttgcaatattattttataaatgagtgtctaaatatttttacaccCTTCTAAAGAGGGTGTTACCACTACAttacacaatttaaaattaaatatctttACTTAAATTCTGCACTTTTAACTATTTcttaaatatctgttttcccttttattgcttccccacattgtccaATGCAagtgatgtgtcaacataaaaacTAGCCTGTTTAAACATATTGAAAGCAACTGACAAGCAACTGAGTTTCCTTTTTGCTACTAAAGTGATTGATCCTGTATCTGTGGGTccagggatttttaaaaacaatgatgcggtattctctttttctttatttgtaatGCATTTGATTCAAGTAGGATCAATAAGGATTGTTCTGAACATAAGAGGCAATGTATTTGACAGCCAGCATCGTTTCCTGACAGGTGGGCCTGATCTGGGACTCTGGAAGAAGGAACCCGTAGCGTCCTGTGTCACGGAGTTCAAAGGTGTAGGAGTATTTGACACCCAGGTCGTATGCCCAGTCATCGGATCCACCAGCAGCTGGGTCTGAAAACCACAAGTGTTCAGGAGGAGAAGTGATTAATTGACTATTCAGAGAGTTGTTCAGTACACTCAGGATACTAATATAGCCTTGGAGCTTTGTTTGTAAAACAGTGATGTAAGTAGCCAGTGGAATGATTATTATGTTTATGCTAAAAACAGTGCATGGAGACTAATGTGGAGTTACATTAGTCAAATTAGCACTAATGGGGCTAGAATGGCTGAATGGTATTCTCTCATTTGTAGCCATTATCATGGTCTTATGGTTCAAATGTGTTGTCAAGGGCAAATGTGTTGTTTCAACTtaagatactgtacacagcTAAGCAACAAATCTACATGATGACTGAAGTTCAGGCAAGTACATACAGGAGACTTAAGTCATCCTTTGTGAACATGTCTTCTGGAAATCTCCTGTAAATCCAAGCGGacttctctctcacacactgctACTTTGGGGGTCTGGAGGAACAGTGATAATCTTTCAAATCTGACATTTTAAGCTAATATAAAGGGTCTGACAGATTTGTTGCTTCAGATGTCCTCAGTATAATATATCTTAAATGGTAATCCTGAGTAAAGATTGTTAATTCCTTCTGTGACTGCTTTAAAGTTTTCTTTCATAATGAGAGAATTAAACTTAAAGGGTCCTGATTTGAGAGTAGAGATCAGATTGATTGGTTGGTTGTTGTGGAAAACAGAAGTCAACAAGAAAGGCCAACATTGATCAAACTTGTCTTGTTAAGGAGATTTTGACGACGAGGTGCTTGTGGGCTATGTTTATGCAGCGAgagaatgaaaatgtattttgttttcacagGAGCACAAAATCTAACCCTTATCTAAGATCCTCcaaacctttattttaaaacaggatttgtatttattttcaatatggTTTGTCACCAGACTGAACTACATCTTCATTGTACCCTCTTCTTTTAAAATGGGTTTAAAGACTCCAGTATGAAATGTAATAAATGGAGAAATTGGCAGTTGACATCTGAGTTCTTGCAACATGATTAGCGTGGTTCAAACACACTGCTTTGTTAAACAACACaacaaaagaatatttttgaacttACAGATGGTTGTGGCTCCTGGACCGCTAGTGTACTTAGTTCCGTAAAGGCTGGTTAAAGCTTTAGCGGCTTGTCTTGCAACCtcaagctgaaaagaaacagaaggcCAACAGCTCAGAAATCGAAAAAGGTTTTCATCTGAATTTTCAATTTCCCTTTGTCTCACTAGAACTACAGTGGGTcttgatattcatttttttttacacagttaCCCTGTTTAGGCTTTGACACTATTAGACAAAGCTTAAAGGTTAGAACGATGAGTTGTAATGATCCCGTTTACGTATTGGTTTACATTTCCTAGCCCGCCCTTCCGTCACAGATGATAGAAAGCCGTCTGTAGTACAGTAGGCTCGTACCAGTTCACTGTGGTTTTCTACCAGAGCAGTAGTGTACGAGTATGGGAAGAGCAGCAGCTGGGAGTAGGAATGGATGGTTATATAAGCCTTGATGATGGAGCGGTTTTGACGAATGAAGTCAGCGACAGCCTTGACTTCCACTTCCGATTCTGGTTTGGAGCCGCAGTAGGTGTCACTGCACGGGTTGCTTGAAGCTCCGGTGGCTGAAATAATAAAGAGTCCCATTTATCACTCAGCacacatatattgtatattgtgttGTGCTGTAGTTCCCATTTGCCTCGAAaggggagattttttttttgacttTCTGTTGGGTAGCATGCTTCGTGTGACCTGCTTGTTTTGTatctcagttttaatttttttaaaataggttactggaatgtgttttttcctgCCACACAAGCCCTTTATAATTATCTCCATGATTTCACACATAAGTGATGACTAGATTTCACCCCCACTGAGTAGGACTGAACACGACAGGCATAATCTTAGCTATTTCATTGCTgtttataaagtactgtatataaacctgTGTTATTTTGAGGGTAAAATGTTTGCTCTTTCACACATGACTCCAGAAAGTGCATGCGAATATTCAGTCCTTTATTAAACTAGTGTACCCTTGGGAAAAGCAGTATAATCATCTTTACAACAGAGcccactgtatatttttaaaaagaaaaaaaagagtgcTTCTTATAACAATCTGATGAACAATTTGGATTCATGTTTTCCTCCTAGAATGTAACCTTCTTCACATTTAGAAGTAGCCATAAGGAACTCACTGCACCAGCCAGCGTCAAAGTTCCTGTTGGGGTCGGTACCATAACAAGAGCTGGATGCCCTTGAACGAGTCTTCCTCCACATTCTGTTCTGCAGGACCGAGGCGACAGCAATTACAATACTTGCCGATTCCCGATAGAAACTTTAATCAATAATGAATAAATTAGGAAATACGAGCCATGTTGTCTCCAGCTGTGACAGACAACAGTTTTGGTTCCATATATCaaccaaatatacagtagttaggaACATAGGTTATAGGAATATAGTAAAATGGTGCTTTGTAGAATTTCGAACCCttctttcaatttcattttcttttaaatccgTAGATACAATTAGCATTTTAacatttgttaataataatcacTTTCTGTCTTGATTTTATAATTGATGTCATGCTACATTAATAGTAATTTAACCCCTTACCCCACCAAGGTAGGGAGAGTATTGAATcaac
This genomic interval carries:
- the cpb1 gene encoding carboxypeptidase B isoform X2, producing MTYNYEKYNTWQNIEAWMSSITAENPTLVSRSVIGTTYEGRKMHLLKLGRRSSSTKPAIFMDCGIHAREWISPAFCQWFVKEAVSTYGSDATMTSLLNNMDVYVLPVFNIDGYDYTWKRNRMWRKTRSRASSSCYGTDPNRNFDAGWCTTGASSNPCSDTYCGSKPESEVEVKAVADFIRQNRSIIKAYITIHSYSQLLLFPYSYTTALVENHSELLEVARQAAKALTSLYGTKYTSGPGATTIYPAAGGSDDWAYDLGVKYSYTFELRDTGRYGFLLPESQIRPTCQETMLAVKYIASYVQNNPY